The DNA segment TCAGAAGCAGAGATTTCTCACTTAGAGGTCAGTTGGCTTTAGATACCATTATTATTAAGGTGCCCAGCTTACAAAAATACACTCAGTATTTGCATGAACAATGTTCTGGTCCCCAGCCTTTGCAGCTACAAATGCTAAGGCAGATTTTCACATGTATATTGGAGAACATTGATTCTATGTACACAGGGATGATACACAGAGGGTGTGTgtgtcatttgtttcatttcactCTAGCCCTTAACCCCCCACTCCCAGCTCCAGCCCAACCCCAAATAGGCATCTCCAGGACATAAGCCCCCCAGCATAATAGGTCTCCAGATGCCCCATGACTCATCCCCATTCAGCTCCCATCCTCCCAACTGCCCTCTTCAAGCTTGGTTGACCCCATAGGGTCTTCCAAAGGAGAGGTGGACAAATTCAGTTTTGATAACACAACTGGATGAGGAAGACAGTTCTTTTTGGGCCTCAGAATGAATTCCCCTAAATGCCCAAGTGTATTTGACACTCATCAAGGTTTTTAGGCAAAGCATCTGAATCCATTTTCCATTTGGGGAAGTTCCCTGTGCCTTGAATCTTGAAGGGAGGCCGCCCTACCCACTTCTACTGTACCACTGAGGTTAGGGGCTTGGGTAAAAACCAGCAAAAGGGACCTAAACTCAGCCAATCAGGTCTAGAGTTTTGTGGTAAAAATGCAGTCACCAGAAGAGTTAGGGACTACTGGTGACAGCATCTGCCTGGCCCCTCTTGTTTTCAAGCCTGTTTCTTCAGTCTTCCTAGGAATCCCTAGACCTGACTAATGTCCTCTGACAAATAGCTAATCTGCTCTAGTCAGGGAGGGGTCTGAAATTTGCAAACAAGACCCTGCCTCCAAGCCAGACTCCGGGTATTACTTCTCATCAATTTTTTTATTGAGAGGGAAAAGAAATTGCCATTTTGAATCTTAAGTTGAGGTGCTTCTCTGACTTGTCTCATCTCCCTCCAACCAACCCTTACCAGAACTCTTTCTCATCACAGGAGAGAATTCTGaagatttaaaatttctgttaacTACCAGATAATCCACAAGATTTGGGAAAGACCACGTGAGAACACTTGGAAGAAGTACCCCGGCAAAGCCGGGCCTGGGTCTTCCCCACCCCAAGGGAAAAGCACCGAATAAACCAGCGTCATCCGGAATCATGCGGGTGAGAGGCAAGGGCAATGCTCCCCACCCTCACCGCCTGTAACTAgatgaggggtggggggaagggcagTTTATCGGGAGGATGGGTCCCTGAGGGGAAGGCTGGTCTGGGAGACGAGGGATGACGGCCAAGGTCGTTCCTGACTGCGTCCAGTTGGTCCTGAATAAGGCGGACCCGCTCGTCCAAGCTGCGCTGCTGGGCCAGGACTGCGGCCTTGCCGGCCAACAGGGTGCGGTAGGCGCTCAGCTCCTCTGCGGGCAGTGCGCGCGCCAGCTGCTCGCGTAGGGCCCGCTCCCGCCGCGCCACGTGCTGCTTCAGCTCCTTAGCATCTTTCTCCTGCCGCTGCAGGAGCCCCAGTCGCTGCAGCAGAGAGGCCTGGAGATGCAGGGCGAGGGCACTGTGAGCCAGGCCCGATGCAGGCCCCTCACCGCCCTTCCCGTCTCCCGGCCCTCCTCAGCCCTAACCATTACCTGCTCTTCAGGGTCGCTGTCTGCACCCACCCGGGCCAGGGCACGGTGCACGCGGGCCAGGCGACTGCCCAGCAACAGCAGGAGGCCAAGCACACGCTCTAGGTCGGCCATGAACCGGCTGAACCGCTCCAGCTCATGGGGTGCACAGGCCTGGCCGACAGCGGCCTCCAGAGCAGCTCCGCGCCTGGCCCAAGCTTGGGCCGCTCCCTGCAGCTGCTTCTGCTCGGCCTGAAGGTCCCTGAGCATCTTTTGGAGGAGGTCCGCCAGCTCTGCCTGCCGGGAGTGCGTAGGCACTTAAGTCTGGAGCCAGGCCCCTGACTCCCCAGACCAGACTCTGGGTTCTGGCCTCACTCAGCCACCAATGGCCCCTTCCACACTCACTTTCTTGGCTTGGATGCTGTTATTTGGCTTTGGTGCACCCTGGTCACATGGTTGGTCAGGTGCAACGTGGGTGGTAAGGTTTTCAGGCCTTGTCTCCTCCTGAGAAGTTGGCAGGTGCTGGGTGGAGTTAAGTAGATAGGACCTGGGGACAAAACCAGAGCTCCTTGTGTTGTCCTGCCCCAGAGATCAGGAGCTTAAAGTCCTCTGAGTCCCTGATGCCCCTCACTCACCCTGGCTCAGAATTACCAGCAGCCTCCTCTCCAGCCTCCCTACAGGCTGGTCTCATTGCAGCCCAGACCTCAGCTAAAGGAATCAGTCCATCTAGCAGGCCCAGGGATGGCTCTGGGCTGGGATAGGAGGTGAAGGTGTCACTCTGAGAGGGATCCAATCTGGCCAGCTCCTGAACCAGCTCCTCGAGGCGTGGACTGGCCCATGTTGACCGGGGACCAGGCTCCCCAGGGCCCCAAGCCAGGGCACTACGGTCAGGGAGCCCTGGGGTATCACTGTCTGGAGGTCCCAGGGTATCACCTGGGAAAGGTTTCAGGTCAGTCTCTGCAGTCTCTGCAGCTGTGGGGGGAACAGTGGTCAGCAGTTCAGTGGGGTCAAATGTAAGGATGTCACCATTTGCAGTCTCAGGGGGGCTACAGCATGTAGGCCTGGAAACATTCACAGAACTGTTTAACCCCTGCCAACACTCATCCATCCCTGCAGTTTCTGGGTCCTCATGGAGGGGCTTCTCTGGGGGGATTATAGCTTGGTCAGTCCTTTGACTCAAGCCAGCTCCGTACTCCTGGTCAGAGACATGGACACTGAAAGTGGAAGAGACACTAAATCAGAAAAAGCTCTGGCCAAgggccccacccccctccccctgccaaccactccctcctccccaccccccccaccgccTTCCGTCAAGAGAGAGTTCCAtgcctctccagcattttataGATGTGTGTAGGAAAGGTGTATCTCACTCTGCTTGAAAGTCTGAGGAAACTCACCAGGTTGGGAGccccaggggagtctgggagTCTGCAGGTGATCTTGCTCTGACCAGGGGGGCTTCTTCCAGGAAAACTTCATCATCAGGAAGGGATGGGAGCCGAACAGACCCAATGCAGTTCTCTGAGCCCCTCTGCTCACAGTCAGAGGGACTGCTCTGGGGTCCCTCTGCAGGACACACTTCTGCAGCTTCCTTCTGATTCAGGAACCTGGAGGCAAGGACCCCACACTGACCACAGTGACCAGGAAGGAAGATTCTGGTTCTGCACCAGAAACACAGTGGGGTGTTGGGGGTGGGATTAGGGGGTGTGGTTTGCACTCTGCCTTGAGACATAAGGCTCAAACTGAGGGTGGGTGGAGGCCTTCTTTCTTGAGCAAGAGCCATGAAAGCTGCCTCCCCCAACTTTCAGTTCCCAGAGTGGTTCATGTCTCTCACCTGTTAAGTTTGGTCTGCAATGGTGGTCTAGGGGTTTCTGCTCCTTGGGGAACAGCCTGGAAAGGCAAGCAATTGGGTGGAATGTTGCTCAAGTTTTCAGTCCTCTAGGTTCCCCCACCCCAAGGTGGCAGCCCCTATCTTCCATACCTGGGCAATGGGCATGATACCTTCTGGACTTCCCCAGGGGGCCACGACTTCCCCGGAAGCGCTCCGACTCCGACTGGCGGCAGGCCTGTAGGCATTGCCAAGCTTCAAGGACCGGGATTTTGGGTCCTCTACGTTTGGGGGCTGGGTCGCAGGCAGCCATCTGATCTGCTGACCTTCAAACTCAGCCAGCGTCCTCTGCTGCCATTCCCGAGGCTCCGGCCCGATGAAGCCAGAGCTGGAGCAGGCCTCTCCGGAGCATTGCCTTGCCAACCCAGCGCCCCTACCCAGGCGATCCAGTTTCCCTGGCTCTGAGAAGCACCACTTCCGTTGCTGGGTGGGAGCCCCTGAGCGCGTCGGCTCTACTTCCCTGCCGGGGTGGCTGAGCGAGGCGGAGCGCGGGTGCTGGGCAGAGGGCCGCGCGGGGGCCGCCGGCCGCAGGCGGGAGGGTAGGCTCATGCGGAGCTCCTTGCGCTGGAAGGACGTCTCCCGGAGCACTCGCCGCTGCGCGCCCTGTAGCCGCTGGCGGTAGGCGGCCCGCGAGGCGGGCGGGCTGGGCGGCTCGGCAGCCCGCGCCGCGGCCTCAGCCTCGGCCGCCAGCGC comes from the Bubalus kerabau isolate K-KA32 ecotype Philippines breed swamp buffalo chromosome 1, PCC_UOA_SB_1v2, whole genome shotgun sequence genome and includes:
- the SHROOM1 gene encoding protein Shroom1, whose product is MEALGPGGGRTSPASSTRSLDLRRLSAPTDSAYSSLSAASSGPEPPEPRTPSPSAGTQQLPYLDWDYVRVVWGGPAPAARLRTSPQPRRAAAARSGPRAPEKGTPGPLSRQTTPLLYALAAEAEAAARAAEPPSPPASRAAYRQRLQGAQRRVLRETSFQRKELRMSLPSRLRPAAPARPSAQHPRSASLSHPGREVEPTRSGAPTQQRKWCFSEPGKLDRLGRGAGLARQCSGEACSSSGFIGPEPREWQQRTLAEFEGQQIRWLPATQPPNVEDPKSRSLKLGNAYRPAASRSRSASGEVVAPWGSPEGIMPIAQAVPQGAETPRPPLQTKLNRFLNQKEAAEVCPAEGPQSSPSDCEQRGSENCIGSVRLPSLPDDEVFLEEAPLVRARSPADSQTPLGLPTCVHVSDQEYGAGLSQRTDQAIIPPEKPLHEDPETAGMDECWQGLNSSVNVSRPTCCSPPETANGDILTFDPTELLTTVPPTAAETAETDLKPFPGDTLGPPDSDTPGLPDRSALAWGPGEPGPRSTWASPRLEELVQELARLDPSQSDTFTSYPSPEPSLGLLDGLIPLAEVWAAMRPACREAGEEAAGNSEPGSYLLNSTQHLPTSQEETRPENLTTHVAPDQPCDQGAPKPNNSIQAKKAELADLLQKMLRDLQAEQKQLQGAAQAWARRGAALEAAVGQACAPHELERFSRFMADLERVLGLLLLLGSRLARVHRALARVGADSDPEEQASLLQRLGLLQRQEKDAKELKQHVARRERALREQLARALPAEELSAYRTLLAGKAAVLAQQRSLDERVRLIQDQLDAVRNDLGRHPSSPRPAFPSGTHPPDKLPFPPPLI